The Punica granatum isolate Tunisia-2019 chromosome 4, ASM765513v2, whole genome shotgun sequence genome has a window encoding:
- the LOC116203043 gene encoding 1-aminocyclopropane-1-carboxylate synthase-like — MPYQLLSKIATSDRHGENSPYFDGWKAYDKNPFHPTLNPDGVIQMGLAENQLCFDLVEEWVRKNPEASICTSDGVPKFKDVAIFQDYHGLPEFRQAVAKLMERARGGKVKYDPDRVVMSGGATGANETIMFCLADPGDAFLVPSPYYPAFARDLRWRTGVEMIPVHCKSSNNFQITIEAMEAAYEKAQQGPNPSNIKGLIITNPSNPLGTTLDRETLKGLVRFVCEKNIHLVCDEIYSATVFKPPHLVSVSEVMEEVGGCNRDLIHVVYSLSKDMGLPGLRVGIIYSYNDAVVSCARKMSSFGLVSSQTQHLLASMLSDEEFIGQFIRESSKRLAKRHTLFTKGLAQMGISCLDSNAGLFFWMDLRPLLKEQTFEAEMQLWRVIINDVKLNVSPGSSFCCTEPGFFRVCFADMDDHTVEVALNRIRAFVLREEQCVHNKNQAGTTLKKRRNWQNNVNLRLSFSSRGYDESIQSPHKMSPHSPIPQSPLVQAKT; from the exons ATGCCGTACCAACTCTTGTCGAAGATCGCGACCAGCGACCGGCACGGCGAGAATTCACCCTACTTCGATGGGTGGAAGGCGTATGATAAGAACCCTTTCCATCCTACACTGAATCCTGATGGAGTCATTCAGATGGGCCTCGCCGAGAATCAG CTTTGCTTCGACTTGGTTGAAGAGTGGGTTCGGAAGAACCCTGAAGCATCAATCTGCACTTCCGATGGAGTCCCCAAGTTCAAGGATGTTGCAATCTTTCAGGACTATCATGGCCTGCCCGAGTTCAGACAG GctgttgcgaagcttatggaAAGAGCTAGAGGTGGGAAGGTCAAATATGATCCGGACCGAGTTGTGATGAGCGGTGGAGCAACCGGTGCCAACGAGACAATTATGTTTTGCTTGGCTGACCCCGGAGATGCTTTTCTCGTACCATCGCCATATTATCCAGC ATTTGCGAGGGACTTGAGGTGGAGAACGGGGGTGGAGATGATCCCGGTCCACTGTAAGAGCTCAAACAACTTCCAGATAACCATAGAAGCCATGGAAGCAGCCTATGAGAAAGCCCAACAAGGTCCCAACCCCTCTAACATCAAAGGTTTGATCATAACCAACCCGTCGAACCCTCTTGGGACAACACTGGATAGGGAAACCCTCAAGGGATTGGTGAGATTTGTGTGCGAGAAAAATATCCACCTCGTTTGCGACGAGATATACTCGGCCACAGTCTTCAAGCCTCCTCACCTAGTTAGTGTCTCCGAGGTCATGGAAGAGGTGGGAGGCTGCAACAGGGACCTCATCCACGTGGTCTATAGCTTGTCCAAGGACATGGGCTTGCCGGGCCTGAGGGTTGGGATTATCTACTCATACAATGATGCAGTTGTGAGTTGTGCTCGGAAGATGTCCAGCTTCGGGTTGGTGTCCTCTCAGACTCAGCATCTTCTCGCTTCCATGCTTTCTGATGAGGAGTTTATCGGACAGTTCATAAGGGAGAGTTCGAAGAGGCTAGCAAAGAG gcACACTCTCTTTACCAAAGGACTAGCTCAGATGGGAATCAGCTGCCTCGACAGCAATGCAGGCCTCTTCTTTTGGATGGATTTGCGGCCCCTTCTCAAAGAACAAACTTTTGAAGCCGAAATGCAGCTGTGGAGGGTGATAATAAATGATGTGAAGCTTAATGTGTCGCCCGGTTCTTCTTTCTGCTGCACTGAGCCCGGGTTCTTCAGGGTTTGCTTTGCAGATATGGACGATCACACTGTTGAAGTAGCACTCAATAGAATCCGAGCCTTTGTGCTCAGGGAAGAGCAATGTGTCCACAATAAGAACCAGGCCGGTACAACATTGAAGAAGAGACGAAACTGGCAGAATAATGTCAATCTTCGGCTGAGTTTCTCGTCTCGGGGATACGATGAGAGCATCCAGTCGCCTCACAAGATGTCCCCTCATTCACCAATTCCACAGTCCCCACTTGTTCAAGCAAAGACATAA